From Arachis stenosperma cultivar V10309 chromosome 2, arast.V10309.gnm1.PFL2, whole genome shotgun sequence, one genomic window encodes:
- the LOC130962703 gene encoding uncharacterized protein LOC130962703 produces MALYAKFLKELINKKRRWDEKEIVMLTQEYSAVIQRGIPPKFKDPGSFVISCTIGKMTLEKSLCDLGASINLISLSMMKKLAIEEIKPTRMSLVMADRSIKIPNGVMENLLVKVGEFIFPADFVILDTEEEGNNSIILGRSFLAATRAIIDVEKGEKFFRVHNEQMIINVFKSIQYSPE; encoded by the coding sequence atgGCCTTATATGCAAAGTTCCTAAAGGAGCTTATCAACAAAAAGAGACGCTGGGATGAAAAAGAAATAGTAATGCTCACTCAAGAATACAGTGCAGTGATTCAAAGGGGTATTCCACCAAAGTTTaaagacccagggagttttgtCATATCATGCACCATAGGCAAAATGACATTGGAGAAATCTCTCTGTGATTTGGGTGCCAGCATCAATTTGATATCCCTCTCAATGATGAAAAAGCTTGCCATAGAGGAAATTaaacccaccaggatgtcaCTTGTAATGGCAGATAGATCAATCAAGATTCCCAATGGAGTTATGGAAAACTTATTAGTAAAGGTTGGAGAGTTCATCTTCCCTGCCGACTTTGTGATATTAGAcacagaagaagaaggaaataaTTCAATTATCCTGGGAAGATCCTTCCTTGCCGCAACAAGGGCCATTATTGATgtagaaaagggagagaagttttTCAGGGtgcacaatgagcaaatgatcatcaatgttttcaaatcaattcaaTATTCTCCTGAGTAA